One region of Brachyhypopomus gauderio isolate BG-103 chromosome 9, BGAUD_0.2, whole genome shotgun sequence genomic DNA includes:
- the ccdc190 gene encoding coiled-coil domain-containing protein 190 isoform X2, which translates to MHQSEWMVWPKEAERRAGRRADAILAHGLQRLDKAKHYHLNTLIREQRTLQRHLLTIKTGSRLRGRQAVGLQPSNHELSHPPVSCKKTLLPIIPLAGGEPDRHRCEKPHSSYTLQARIQDFISSGTNHADSSPSPICLPGLKPQPTNLLPPAAPVRASRGREQGREQGRQQAVSLRATENEMHRPLWESVRGRHKDGQRENEPMMTRAREGATAKEMDRTVSSSPPLSPLLSPLLELSAPDGHLRTVHTLPDFAQAMMEARKARYIRHRVQPFSERELSITEIFSRNTKDINTTH; encoded by the exons ATGCATCAGTCAGAGTGGATGGTGTGGCCCAAAGAGGCTGAGAGAAGAGCCGGGAGGAGGGCAGATGCAATACTGGCTCACGGCTTACAGAGACTGGACAAGGCCAAACACTACCACCTCAACACACTGATCCGGGAACAGCGCACTCTACAGAGACACCTGCTCACCATCaagacag GTAGTCGATTGAGAGGCAGGCAGGCTGTGGGATTGCAGCCCTCCAATCATGAACTCAGCCACCCTCCTGTGTCCTGTAAGAAGACCCTATTACCCATAATTCCACTTGCAGGCGGGGAGCCAGATAGGCACAG GTGTGAGAAGCCACATTCCAGCTACACACTACAGGCTCGAATTCAGGACTTTATCAGCAGTGGGACTAACCACGCCGATAGCTCCCCATCGCCGATCTGTCTGCCAGGTCTCAAACCTCAGCCGACTAATCTACTGCCCCCAGCTGCCCCGGTGAGAGCAAGCAGGGGCAGGGAGCAGGGCAGGGAGCAGGGCAGGCAGCAGGCAGTGTCACTCAGGGCCACAGAGAACGAGATGCACAGACCTCTGTGGGAAAGTGTGAGAGGAAGACAcaaagatggacagagagaaaaTGAGCCGATGATGACAAGAGCGAGAGAAGGGGCAACAGCCAAAGAGATGGACAGAACtgtttcctcctctccccctctttctcctcttcttTCTCCCCTCTTGGAGTTGTCTGCTCCTGATGGCCATCTAAGAACAGTTCACACTCTGCCTGATTTTGCCCAAGCCATGATGGAGGCACGCAAAGCCAGGTACATCAGACACCGTGTTCAGCCTTTTTCTGAAAGGGAGCTCAGCATCACAGAAATATTTTCCAGGAACACAAAAGACATAAACACCACTCACTGA
- the ccdc190 gene encoding coiled-coil domain-containing protein 190 isoform X1, producing MPSMHQSEWMVWPKEAERRAGRRADAILAHGLQRLDKAKHYHLNTLIREQRTLQRHLLTIKTGSRLRGRQAVGLQPSNHELSHPPVSCKKTLLPIIPLAGGEPDRHRCEKPHSSYTLQARIQDFISSGTNHADSSPSPICLPGLKPQPTNLLPPAAPVRASRGREQGREQGRQQAVSLRATENEMHRPLWESVRGRHKDGQRENEPMMTRAREGATAKEMDRTVSSSPPLSPLLSPLLELSAPDGHLRTVHTLPDFAQAMMEARKARYIRHRVQPFSERELSITEIFSRNTKDINTTH from the exons ATGCCAAG TATGCATCAGTCAGAGTGGATGGTGTGGCCCAAAGAGGCTGAGAGAAGAGCCGGGAGGAGGGCAGATGCAATACTGGCTCACGGCTTACAGAGACTGGACAAGGCCAAACACTACCACCTCAACACACTGATCCGGGAACAGCGCACTCTACAGAGACACCTGCTCACCATCaagacag GTAGTCGATTGAGAGGCAGGCAGGCTGTGGGATTGCAGCCCTCCAATCATGAACTCAGCCACCCTCCTGTGTCCTGTAAGAAGACCCTATTACCCATAATTCCACTTGCAGGCGGGGAGCCAGATAGGCACAG GTGTGAGAAGCCACATTCCAGCTACACACTACAGGCTCGAATTCAGGACTTTATCAGCAGTGGGACTAACCACGCCGATAGCTCCCCATCGCCGATCTGTCTGCCAGGTCTCAAACCTCAGCCGACTAATCTACTGCCCCCAGCTGCCCCGGTGAGAGCAAGCAGGGGCAGGGAGCAGGGCAGGGAGCAGGGCAGGCAGCAGGCAGTGTCACTCAGGGCCACAGAGAACGAGATGCACAGACCTCTGTGGGAAAGTGTGAGAGGAAGACAcaaagatggacagagagaaaaTGAGCCGATGATGACAAGAGCGAGAGAAGGGGCAACAGCCAAAGAGATGGACAGAACtgtttcctcctctccccctctttctcctcttcttTCTCCCCTCTTGGAGTTGTCTGCTCCTGATGGCCATCTAAGAACAGTTCACACTCTGCCTGATTTTGCCCAAGCCATGATGGAGGCACGCAAAGCCAGGTACATCAGACACCGTGTTCAGCCTTTTTCTGAAAGGGAGCTCAGCATCACAGAAATATTTTCCAGGAACACAAAAGACATAAACACCACTCACTGA